A genomic region of Pelodiscus sinensis isolate JC-2024 chromosome 1, ASM4963464v1, whole genome shotgun sequence contains the following coding sequences:
- the OPN1SW gene encoding short-wave-sensitive opsin 1 → MSGEEDFYLFENVSSVGPWDGPQYHIAPLWAFYFQTAFMGLVFFAGTPLNAVVLLVTVKYKKLRQPLNYILVNICLGGFIFCVCSVFMVFVSSSQGYFVFGRHACALEAFLGSVAGLVTGWSLAFLAFERYIVICKPFGNFRFSAKHALMAVAATWVIGIGVSIPPFFGWSRFIPEGLQCSCGPDWYTVGTKYKSEYYTWFLFVFCFIVPFSLICFSYSQLLGALRAVAAQQQESATTQKAEREVSRMVVAMVGSFCVCWVPYAAMAMYIVNNRNHGLDLRLVTVPAFFSKSSCIYNPVIYCFMNKQFRACIMETVCGKPITDESDVSSSAQKTEVSSVSSSQVSPS, encoded by the exons ATGTCGGGGGAGGAAGACTTCTACCTCTTTGAGAACGTCTCCTCGGTGGGGCCGTGGGACGGGCCCCAGTACCACATCGCCCCGCTCTGGGCCTTCTACTTCCAGACGGCCTTCATGGGCCTGGTGTTCTTCGCCGGCACGCCCCTCAACGCCGTGGTCCTCCTCGTCACCGTCAAGTACAAGAAGCTGCGGCAGCCGCTCAACTACATCCTGGTCAACATCTGCCTCGGGGGCTTCATCTTCTGCGTCTGCTCCGTCTTCATGGTCTTCGTGTCCAGCTCCCAGGGCTACTTCGTCTTCGGGCGCCACGCCTGCGCGCTGGAGGCCTTCCTGGGCTCGGTGGCCG GCCTGGTCACCGGCTGGTCCCTGGCCTTCCTGGCCTTTGAACGCTACATCGTCATCTGCAAACCCTTCGGGAACTTCCGCTTCAGCGCCAAGCACGCCCTGATGGCGGTGGCGGCCACCTGGGTCATCGGCATCGGGGTCTCCATCCCGCCCTTCTTCGGCTGGAGCCg GTTCATCCCCGAAGGGCTGCAGTGCTCGTGCGGCCCGGACTGGTACACGGTGGGGACCAAGTACAAGAGCGAGTACTACACCTGGTTCCTCTTCGTCTTCTGCTTCATCGTGCCTTTCTCGCTCATCTGCTTCTCCTACTCCCAGCTGCTGGGCGCCCTGCGCGCC GTGGCGGCCCAGCAGCAGGAGTCGGCCACCACGCAGAAGGCGGAGCGGGAGGTGTCCCGCATGGTGGTGGCGATGGTGGGCTCCTTCTGCGTCTGCTGGGTGCCCTACGCGGCCATGGCCATGTACATCGTCAACAACCGCAACCACGGGCTGGACCTGCGCCTGGTCACCGTGCCCGCCTTCTTCTCCAAGAGCTCCTGCATCTACAACCCCGTCATCTACTGCTTCATGAACAAGCAG TTCCGCGCCTGCATCATGGAGACGGTGTGCGGCAAACCCATCACGGACGAGTCCGACGTCTCCAGCTCGGCCCAGAAAACCGAGGTCTCGTCCGTGTCCTCCAGCCAGGTCAGCCCCAGCTGA